A stretch of Clostridia bacterium DNA encodes these proteins:
- a CDS encoding DUF502 domain-containing protein, with protein MKKIFLTGVVAILPITISLYIIYELFKFVDGISATFIDAFIDIHIPGMGFLLTIVVVFIIGFFAQKIAGNAFKNFLHNLLLKLPIISTVYGPIKQLTDSFVGEKSDSFKEVVMIEYPRKGIYSLAFLTSHKKGAPQQAVKQDLVNVFIPTTPNPTSGFYLLIPEKELIHMNITVEEGLRMIISAGMMYPQDKGEPLPEILTNSQEDEPSISL; from the coding sequence ATGAAAAAAATCTTTCTTACAGGTGTCGTTGCTATACTGCCTATCACAATATCATTATACATCATATATGAACTATTCAAGTTTGTAGATGGCATTTCTGCAACATTCATAGATGCCTTTATCGATATCCATATACCTGGTATGGGATTTCTCTTAACCATTGTAGTCGTATTTATAATCGGTTTCTTTGCCCAGAAAATTGCAGGAAATGCATTCAAAAATTTCTTACACAATCTGTTGCTTAAACTACCCATTATTTCTACTGTTTACGGACCCATAAAGCAGCTCACCGATAGTTTTGTAGGAGAAAAAAGTGATTCCTTCAAAGAAGTCGTCATGATTGAATACCCTAGAAAAGGCATCTACTCACTTGCCTTTTTAACCAGTCACAAAAAGGGTGCTCCACAACAGGCTGTAAAGCAGGATTTGGTCAATGTTTTCATCCCAACGACACCCAATCCTACGTCTGGATTTTACCTACTCATTCCGGAAAAGGAACTCATACATATGAATATTACTGTTGAAGAAGGGCTTCGGATGATTATATCTGCAGGCATGATGTATCCACAAGATAAGGGTGAGCCACTTCCTGAAATCCTTACAAACTCACAAGAGGATGAGCCTAGTATTTCGTTATAA
- a CDS encoding rhodanese-like domain-containing protein produces the protein MPAHIYKIAQQEFLDLVAANEDMTILDIRQASDYEAGHIRGAINAPWGTAVSDILSKLPADKPLFVYCYSGQTAGQAVHTLNLAGFDARSVNLGYVFGISTVPGYEEYVDTVAVEAGEEVTEISREIQTALDFYYAGLADLADTRYANYKISEDNLEAMINGEEDFYLLSIRSQSDYDAGHIEGAELLPWGNDMAAGFANLPKDKTIVVYCYSGQTAGQTVAALRLMGYDAVSLNGGFGVEANAPHGWTNHDKPVVQ, from the coding sequence ATGCCGGCACACATCTATAAGATTGCTCAACAGGAGTTTCTAGATTTGGTTGCTGCAAATGAAGATATGACCATTTTGGATATTCGCCAAGCAAGTGACTATGAAGCAGGACACATTCGTGGTGCAATCAATGCTCCTTGGGGCACAGCAGTTAGTGATATTCTTTCGAAACTTCCAGCAGATAAACCACTTTTCGTTTATTGCTACTCAGGTCAGACTGCAGGTCAGGCTGTTCACACCTTGAATCTAGCTGGCTTTGATGCAAGAAGTGTAAATTTGGGTTATGTATTTGGTATTTCTACGGTTCCAGGTTATGAGGAATATGTGGATACCGTAGCTGTTGAGGCAGGAGAAGAAGTTACTGAAATTAGCCGCGAAATACAAACAGCCCTAGATTTCTATTATGCTGGCTTGGCTGATCTAGCAGATACTCGGTATGCAAACTATAAGATTTCCGAGGACAATTTGGAAGCTATGATAAATGGCGAAGAAGATTTCTATCTTCTGTCTATTCGTAGCCAGAGTGATTATGATGCAGGCCACATTGAAGGAGCGGAGCTTCTTCCTTGGGGCAACGACATGGCCGCAGGATTTGCTAATCTGCCGAAAGATAAGACCATTGTTGTTTATTGCTATTCCGGTCAAACGGCAGGTCAGACAGTAGCAGCACTAAGACTCATGGGCTATGATGCCGTTTCTTTAAATGGTGGATTCGGTGTAGAGGCCAATGCTCCTCATGGTTGGACCAATCACGATAAACCAGTAGTTCAGTAG
- a CDS encoding sulfurtransferase → MMNIRGRVIALVLLAAVLVLVGCTNTAYEDSMSIVEVTEVESLVGQDDVIVVDARPSEEYAKGHLEGAVNIPYSAVSTDKPVKNMLADKKTVETVLGKHGISADTRVLIYDNDGISATRLRWSMIVYGHENVQVINGGEKAIAVAGLSLTKEKPSYPAVDYIAQDANPEMIATFDMVNAQVEDPKDTVKILDVRSLAEVAEGSIPGSICYPHTNNYYSDGTFKSIRTIELDYGDLGLEKDDTIYVYCKTSVRATATAMLLEEAGYTDVKIYDGAWLEWETQGTIEEIEQPVVNTQDAS, encoded by the coding sequence GGTAGGCTGTACGAATACCGCGTATGAAGATTCGATGAGTATAGTCGAAGTTACAGAAGTGGAATCCTTGGTCGGCCAGGACGACGTGATTGTGGTTGATGCAAGACCTTCAGAAGAGTATGCTAAAGGACATTTAGAGGGAGCCGTAAATATTCCCTATTCCGCCGTCAGCACAGATAAGCCTGTAAAAAACATGCTTGCTGACAAGAAAACTGTGGAAACTGTTCTTGGAAAGCATGGTATTTCTGCCGATACACGGGTCTTGATTTACGACAACGACGGCATTAGTGCCACCCGGTTGCGTTGGTCCATGATTGTATACGGTCATGAAAATGTACAAGTTATCAATGGTGGCGAAAAGGCCATCGCAGTTGCAGGCCTTTCTCTTACGAAAGAGAAGCCAAGCTATCCTGCGGTTGACTATATTGCCCAAGATGCCAATCCTGAGATGATTGCTACATTTGATATGGTGAATGCACAGGTTGAAGATCCCAAGGATACGGTTAAAATTTTGGATGTGCGCAGTCTAGCGGAAGTGGCCGAAGGATCTATACCAGGTTCTATTTGCTACCCACATACCAACAATTACTATTCTGACGGAACCTTCAAATCGATTCGGACCATTGAATTAGACTATGGCGATCTCGGTTTGGAAAAGGATGATACCATCTATGTGTACTGCAAAACGTCTGTAAGAGCTACCGCAACAGCCATGCTTCTTGAAGAAGCGGGTTACACCGACGTCAAGATTTATGACGGTGCTTGGCTTGAATGGGAGACACAAGGAACAATTGAGGAGATTGAACAACCTGTCGTAAACACGCAGGATGCTTCATAA
- the tnpA gene encoding IS200/IS605 family transposase — translation MANKSNSLSHTKWMCKYHIVFTPKYRRKIIFNQYKESLREIIRDLCKYKGVEIIEGELMPDHVHLLVSIPPKMSVSSFMGYLKGKSALMIFDRHANLKYKFGNRHFWSQGYYVTTVGLNEATIKKYIREQENQDILLDKLSVKEYKDPFKN, via the coding sequence ATGGCTAATAAATCAAATAGCTTATCGCACACCAAGTGGATGTGCAAATATCATATCGTATTTACACCTAAGTATAGACGAAAGATAATCTTCAATCAATATAAAGAGAGTTTGCGTGAGATAATTCGAGACTTATGCAAATACAAGGGTGTAGAGATTATCGAGGGCGAGCTGATGCCAGATCATGTTCATTTGCTAGTGAGCATTCCGCCGAAGATGAGTGTGTCGAGCTTTATGGGATATTTAAAGGGGAAAAGTGCCCTGATGATATTCGATAGACATGCAAATCTGAAATACAAGTTCGGGAATAGACACTTCTGGTCACAAGGATATTACGTGACTACAGTAGGCCTAAATGAAGCGACAATTAAGAAGTATATACGGGAACAGGAAAATCAGGATATTCTGTTGGATAAACTGAGCGTGAAAGAGTACAAGGACCCGTTTAAGAATTAG